A genomic region of Solanum dulcamara chromosome 2, daSolDulc1.2, whole genome shotgun sequence contains the following coding sequences:
- the LOC129880380 gene encoding glutamate--glyoxylate aminotransferase 2, producing the protein MSSKPLDYENLNENVKKCQYAVRGELYLRASELQKEGKKIIFTNVGNPHALGQKPLTFPRQVIALCQAPFLLDDPNVGLIFPADAIARAKQFLAMTSGGLGAYSDSRGIPGVRKEVAEFIERRDGYPSDPELIFLTDGASKGVMQILNSVIRGPSDGILVPVPQYPLYSASIQLLGGSLVPYYLEETANWGLDINDLRQSVAQARYKGITVRAMVIINPGNPTGQCLSVANLKQIIQFCHQENLVLLGDEVYQQNIYQDERPFISARKVLLDMGPPMSKEVQLVSFHTVSKGYWGECGQRGGYFEMTNISPKAVEEIYKVASISLSPNVPGQIFMGLMVNPPKPGDISYDQYVRESKGILESLRKRAHMMTDGFNSCRNVVCNFTEGAMYSFPQIRLPPRAIETANKLGKAPDVFYCLRLLEATGISTVPGSGFGQKEGVFHLRTTILPAEEDMPAIMESFKKFNDEFMEQYEDHRGYSRM; encoded by the exons ATGTCTTCTAAGCCATTAGACTATGAGAATCTGAATGAAAATGTCAAGAAGTGCCAATATGCTGTCAGAGGTGAGCTGTACCTTCGAGCTTCTGAGCTTCAGAAGGAAGGGAAAAAG ATCATCTTCACGAATGTTGGTAATCCCCATGCCCTTGGGCAAAAGCCACTGACATTTCCACGCCAG GTCATTGCTCTTTGTCAAGCTCCATTCTTACTGGATGATCCGAATGTGGGACTCATATTCCCTGCTGATGCAATTGCAAGGGCTAAACAGTTTCTTGCAATGACTTCTGGAGGTCTAG GTGCTTATAGTGACTCCCGTGGAATTCCTGGCGTAAGGAAAGAAGTTGCAGAATTCATTGAGAGACGTGATGGATATCCAAG TGATCCAGAACTCATATTTCTCACAGATGGTGCCAGCAAAGGAGTGATGCAGATCTTGAACAGTGTCATTCGCGGCCCAAGTGATGGG ATATTGGTCCCTGTTCCCCAGTATCCACTATACTCAGCTTCAATACAATTATTAGGGGGTTCTCTTGTTCCTTACTACCTTGAAGAGACTGCAAACTGGGGTCTTGATATCAATGACCTTCGCCAGTCAGTTGCACAGGCACGATACAAGGGAATTACT GTACGAGCTATGGTGATTATAAACCCTGGAAATCCCACTGGACAATGTCTTAGTGTGGCAAATCTTAAGCAAATAATTCAATTCTGTCACCAAGAGAATTTAGTATTACTTGGAGATGAAGTTTATCAGCAAAACATTTACCAAGACGAGCGCCCCTTCATAAGTGCTAGAAAG GTTTTATTGGATATGGGGCCACCCATGAGCAAGGAGGTTCAGCTTGTCTCATTTCACACTGTCTCCAAAGGATATTGGGGTGAATGTGGACAGCGTGGAGGATACTTTGAGATGACCAACATTTCTCCAAAG GCTGTTGAAGAAATATACAAGGTTGCTTCGATATCGCTCAGTCCAAATGTACCTGGACAGATATTT ATGGGGCTAATGGTGAACCCCCCTAAACCTGGAGATATCTCATATGACCAATATGTCAGAGAGAG TAAGGGTATCCTCGAGTCATTAAGGAAGAGGGCACACATGATGACTGATGGTTTCAACAGCTGCAGGAATGTTGTTTGTAATTTCACAGAAG GTGCAATGTATTCCTTCCCGCAAATACGATTGCCTCCTAGAGCAATAGAGACTGCAAATAAGCTTGGGAAAGCTCCCGATGTTTTCTATTGTCTGAGGTTGTTGGAAGCGACTGGCATCTCCACTGTCCCTGGTTCAGGTTTTGGTCAAAAGGAAGG TGTGTTCCACCTAAGGACAACCATCTTGCCAGCTGAAGAAGACATGCCAGCAATAATGGAAAGTTTCAAAAAGTTCAATGATGAATTCATGGAGCAATATGAAGACCACAGAGGTTATTCCAGGATGTAA